From a region of the Rhipicephalus microplus isolate Deutch F79 chromosome X, USDA_Rmic, whole genome shotgun sequence genome:
- the LOC142777506 gene encoding neprilysin-like — MSEPGETDAGVGVTSGPSDQAAVSVSTAKRYAPLVAAVSCAITILVWLFVGPAPEVDAGNCGLSDCDRYAVMLNNSAAPAADPCEDFYEYVCARWSGSQDSVQVSDVA; from the exons ATGAGCGAG CCTGGCGAGACCGACGCCGGCGTAGGAGTCACCAGCGGCCCGAGCGACCAGGCAGCCGTCAGCGTGTCGACTGCAAAGCGCTACGCCCCTCTAGTGGCCGCAGTATCGTGTGCCATCACCATTTTGGTGTGGTTATTCGTAGGCCCTGCGCCCGAGGTGGATGCCGGCAACTGCGGCTTATCCGATTGCGACCGCTATGCAGTCATGCTGAACAACAGCGCTGCTCCAGCCGCCGATCCATGCGAGGATTTCTACGAGTACGTGTGCGCCCGGTGGTCGGGCTCTCAGGATTCTGTTCAGGTAAGCGACGTTGCGTGA
- the LOC142777505 gene encoding uncharacterized protein LOC142777505, which produces MRSLRNPILLFVQLVAWFGTLPPRANPARANYSSPVLLAAPIWMNTPLRHLPLSDGGILSIVTWSTTLRATAATQEHIKTTEFSCSFSGHGGAATMRSLRNPILLFVQLVAWFGTLPPRANPARANYSSPVLLAAPIWMNTPLRHLPLSDGGILSIVTWSTTLRATAATQEHIKTTEFSCSFSGHGGAATMRSLRNPILLFVQSLQTSTLPSDWKTGKVVPVHKSAI; this is translated from the exons ATGCGGTCGCTCAGAAATccgattttgctttttgtgcagttAGTCGCCTGGTTTGGAACATTACCACCGCGTGCGAATCCAGCGCGTGCCAACTACTCTTCACCGGTGTTGCTGGCGGCCCCGATCTGGATGAACACGCCCCTGCGTCATCTGCCACTATCTGACGGTGGCATCCTTTCCATCGTCACCTGGTCCACAACACTGCGGGCGACTGCAGCGACGCAAGAGCATATAAAGACCACGGAATTCTCCtgttccttcagtgggcacggtggagcggcaacgatgcggtcgctcagaaatccgattttgctttttgtgcagttAGTCGCCTGGTTTGGAACATTACCACCGCGTGCGAATCCAGCGCGTGCCAACTACTCTTCACCGGTGTTGCTGGCGGCCCCGATCTGGATGAACACGCCCCTGCGTCATCTGCCACTATCTGACGGTGGCATCCTTTCCATCGTCACCTGGTCCACAACACTGCGGGCGACTGCAGCGACGCAAGAGCATATAAAGACCACGGAATTCTCCtgttccttcagtgggcacggtggagcggcaacgatgcggtcgctcagaaatccgattttgctttttgtgcag TCATTACAGACGTCCACACTGCCATCTGACTGGAAGACTGGGAAGGTGGTCCCTGTGCATAAATCTG CCATTTGA
- the LOC142776810 gene encoding uncharacterized protein LOC142776810 has product MPRCQYATLPRMPVIWLLNSVTRVADHRMGRNRLLLLMLAAVLANALPLEDLVGQASQHQQLVVISGRNLVPVRTLDGDVAWVEIRFLNETHGRNFKHLQANSSAIAEKLSIILPVLALLVSFLVWMFCMVICLHRSQQRHVYY; this is encoded by the exons ATGCCACGCTGCCAGTATGCCACGCTGCCACGTATGCCAGTAATCTGGTTACTG AATTCGGTGACACGCGTTGCCGACCATAGGATGGGGAGGAACAGGCTGCTTCTGCTGATGTTGGCGGCAGTGCTGGCCAACGCGCTGCCACTGGAGGACTTGGTTGGCCAGGCTAGCCAGCACCAACAGCTGGTGGTCATTTCGGGCCGAAACCTGGTTCCCGTGCGCACGCTGGacggcgacgtggcctgggttgAGATACGTTTCCTAAACGAGACGCACGGAAGAAACTTCAAGCACCTACAGGCCAATTCGTCGGCGATCGCCGAGAAGCTCTCCATCATCCTGCCCGTCTTGGCACTCCTTGTGTCTTTCTTGGTCTGGATGTTCTGCATGGTGATATGCCTGCACCGATCCCAACAGAGGCACGTCTACTACTAA